The Pseudarthrobacter sulfonivorans genome includes a window with the following:
- a CDS encoding protein kinase domain-containing protein: protein MRPTTGITLGGRFQLTTRIAIGGMGEVWKAKDQVLGRIVAIKVLKEEYTGDPGFLQRFRAEARHTALLNHVGIANVFDYGEEEGSAYLVMELVPGQPLSSIIEHEQVLSPDRTLSMMAQTARALSVAHAQGLVHRDIKPGNLLITPDGRVKVTDFGIARLADQVPLTQTGQVMGTAQYLAPEQATGQTATGASDIYSLGVIGYECLTGHRPFSGESQIAIALAQVNDAPPPLPETLPKPVRALLMSMLAKDPKNRPANAIKLSEAAEAIRNGDIDAAHAAVPGMLLFEATTGPITAPVDIATAPTGVIAQKDSNTTSTSALPVLGAAAGGAAVGAAAAGAATGAGSTLSRADALAAERSWVQEEEKYDDEPADEPDRRGRSPWTWPLVALIVLVLFALVGFFLTQQGIFNPANTVTNSASSTPPSTSASPTKTSASATPTPSRTTDAPTPTPTPSTVDIISAAYLGKDYRQVQGALETMGLSVRVIPQQSTSAAGTVLQVNPTGTVPKGAEVTVTYAVPVPASTPTAPPSTPASAEPTSTLSKCNPGQLPGLPPTCAP from the coding sequence GTGAGGCCTACAACGGGAATCACCCTCGGCGGCAGATTCCAGCTGACCACGCGGATTGCGATCGGCGGGATGGGAGAGGTCTGGAAGGCCAAGGACCAGGTCCTGGGCCGCATTGTCGCCATCAAGGTGCTCAAGGAGGAATACACTGGGGACCCCGGTTTCCTCCAGAGGTTCCGCGCCGAGGCACGCCACACCGCACTGCTGAACCACGTGGGCATCGCCAATGTCTTTGACTACGGCGAGGAGGAGGGATCCGCCTACCTGGTCATGGAGCTCGTTCCGGGCCAGCCGCTGAGCAGCATCATCGAGCACGAGCAGGTGCTGTCCCCGGACCGGACGCTGTCCATGATGGCGCAGACCGCGCGCGCGCTTTCCGTCGCCCACGCCCAGGGGCTGGTCCACCGCGACATCAAGCCGGGCAACCTGCTGATCACCCCCGACGGCCGGGTCAAGGTCACCGACTTCGGCATCGCCCGCCTGGCCGACCAGGTCCCGTTGACGCAGACGGGCCAGGTGATGGGCACCGCCCAATACCTCGCCCCCGAGCAGGCCACCGGCCAGACCGCTACCGGCGCCTCGGACATCTACTCACTCGGCGTGATCGGCTACGAGTGCCTCACCGGGCACCGGCCGTTCTCCGGCGAATCCCAGATCGCCATTGCCCTCGCCCAGGTCAACGACGCCCCGCCGCCGCTTCCGGAGACCCTGCCCAAACCGGTCCGCGCGCTCCTGATGTCAATGCTGGCCAAGGACCCCAAGAACCGCCCGGCCAACGCCATCAAGCTGTCCGAAGCCGCCGAGGCCATCCGCAACGGCGATATTGACGCCGCGCACGCAGCGGTTCCCGGCATGCTGCTCTTCGAGGCAACCACGGGCCCCATTACCGCGCCGGTGGACATTGCCACGGCCCCCACCGGCGTCATCGCCCAGAAGGACAGCAACACGACGTCGACGTCCGCACTGCCCGTGCTGGGTGCCGCTGCCGGCGGAGCTGCAGTCGGCGCCGCGGCCGCAGGCGCAGCCACTGGAGCCGGGAGCACGCTTTCGCGTGCGGACGCGCTGGCTGCGGAGCGCAGCTGGGTGCAGGAGGAAGAGAAGTACGACGACGAGCCAGCCGACGAGCCCGACCGTCGCGGCCGCAGCCCCTGGACGTGGCCACTGGTCGCCCTGATCGTGCTGGTCCTGTTCGCGCTGGTGGGGTTCTTCCTGACGCAGCAGGGGATTTTTAACCCGGCAAATACCGTCACCAACTCGGCATCAAGCACCCCGCCGTCCACCAGCGCCAGCCCGACAAAGACCTCGGCATCCGCTACACCTACGCCCAGCCGGACCACCGATGCGCCCACTCCAACGCCCACGCCCAGCACGGTGGACATCATTTCTGCGGCCTACCTCGGGAAGGACTACCGTCAGGTCCAGGGGGCGCTGGAAACCATGGGCCTGTCCGTCCGGGTCATCCCGCAGCAGAGTACTTCCGCCGCCGGAACGGTGTTGCAGGTCAACCCCACGGGCACCGTGCCCAAGGGGGCTGAAGTGACTGTGACCTACGCCGTCCCGGTCCCGGCCAGCACGCCGACCGCTCCGCCATCCACGCCGGCCTCCGCTGAGCCAACGTCCACCCTGTCCAAATGCAACCCCGGCCAACTGCCCGGGCTGCCCCCTACCTGCGCGCCGTAG